The sequence CTGGTACACAAATACGAGAGGCTATATTCTGCCGACGAGGACTATATCGACAAGCAGCTTGCCCGTTGTAGTATCTATCGTGCCACAGCGCTTGTATCGTTAGGGCAATCGCAGGAGTCGTATCTGGCTTATCTCGACTTCAGAAACACCAAGTTCAGTAAGAGTCCTGAGGGTATCTACGATGCTGGCGAGTACCTGATTGAGGCCAAACAATGGAAAGATGCAGCCGTTTGTTTCCAGCGACTCGATGAGTTGGTAAACAAATATCGCATGGAGTTTTCGATCGAGAATCTCGAGACCTATTATCTGAAGAAGTACGAGGCCAACCTCAAGGCAGGTCGCAAGGACTCGGTTTATGCTATCAGTACCTTTATCTGCGACTCGCTGAGTGTAGCTATCGATCGTGCAAGAGCCGACAATGCAGCCGAACTGGCCACTATCTACAATACCGAGCAGAACGAAACCCGACTGGCCGAGAACAAGGCCAAGCTGATGCGCGAGCGTCAGATAGCCGCTGTTGTCACTATTATTCTGATTATCGGCTTCTTTATTGTTTATGCTCTTTACAAACAGAAGGCTGCCGCCAAGTTGCACAAGGCGCATAACGAACTGAAGGCGGCTTACGACCAGCTCGAGGAAACCACATCGGCCAAGGAGCGTATCGAGAGTGAGTTGCGTATCGCCCGCCACATTCAGGAGTCGATGGTGCCTAACGAGTTCCCACAGCGCTCCGATTTCGATCTCTATGCCTCGATGACAGCTGCCAAGGAGGTAGGAGGCGATTTGTACGACTATCTGATTATTGGCGATAACCTGTGCTTCTGCGTAGGCGACGTATCAGGTAAGGGAGTGCCCGCAGCGCTCTTCATGGCTCAGGTTATCAGGTTGTTCCGTGCTATGGTTAAGCGTAACTACACGCCAGCCAAGTTGGCTACCGAGCTGAATGCCGAACTGAGCGAGCATAACGACGACGGCATGTTTATTACCATGTTTATCGGTATGGTGAACCTGCGTACCGGCAAGCTCGATTTCTGTAATGCAGGTCATAATCCCCCCATACTGGGCAATGGCAACGAGAGCAGATTCCTGAAGATGGAACCCAATGCGCCTATCGGCCTTTGGGAAGGACTGAAATACGAGGGCGAGGTGATAGATGATATCCGTGGCCACCTGTTCTTTGTATATACCGATGGTTTGAACGAGGCCGAGAACACGAAACTTGAGCAGTTTGGCGACGAACAGGTGCTTAACGTAGTTAAAAGTGCCAGCCAGCTGAATCCACGAGATATGGTAGATACCATGAAGAACGAGGTGAATCGTCATCGCAACGGCGCCGATCCTAACGACGATCTCACCATGCTCTGCCTACATGTAGTATAGACTTTTTAAAAAGAGAATATTTGATATGATTAAGTGTAAACATCTTTGTATGATGCTGTTACTGGCATTATGCACTCTTACTGCTCAGGCTCAGGAGGCCGAGCTTATTCGTAATGGCGATTTTGAATTAACCCCCAGGGTTGAAAAAGGTGCTAATGCCACCACCGCTTGGGATAGCCGCAAGCCCTTAGTAGTGGTTCATGTTGATCCTGTTAGTACCGATAATCCTTGCTATGCCGTCATCTGCTGCGACACCATCTATAACCAGGGTTTTGATGGTATCCCTGTAGTCGAGGGTACCAAGTACGATTTCTCAGTATGCCTGCGCAATCTGCCTGCCTTGAAGGAAGAGGACCGTGTGGAAGGCTGCAAACTGCTGATTATCCAGCTGGTTGATGAGCAGCGCCAGCCCCTGGCCGAGGCTACCATCCGTGCCAAAGGCAACCAGTGGCAGCAGTACCACGCTGTGTTTACGGCTCATGGTAGCTGTGCCAAGGCCCAGTTGGCTATTGTGGGCGTTGGTTGCCAAAAGATAGCTATCGATAAGGTAAGTATGAAAAAACACCAGTAGAGTATGTTACATATCCGTTGCAAGAATAACAACATCACCAAGAGTTTCCCTGAAGGCACATCGTTGGCCGACGTTTATCAGGCGTTTGCCAGCGAACTTAATTTTAAGTATCCAGTAGTATCGGCCAAGGTCAACAACGCCTCGCAAGGCCTGAAGTTCCGTTTGTATCAGAATCGCGACGTAGAGTTCCTTGATGCCCGCAGTGGTTCTGGTCGTCGTGTTTATACCCGTTCGCTGTGCTTTGTGCTCTACAAGGCCACCAGCGATGTGTTCCCAGGTAGCAAGCTCTACATGGAGCACCCCATCTCAAACGGCTACTACTGCAACTTTAAAAAGAAAAACAACGAGCCCCTGACGGATGAGGATGTGCAGAAAATCTGCCAGCGCATGAAAGAGATTGTAGATCTCGACCTGCCTTTCCGTCGCACCGAGGCCACTACCGACGAGGCTGTACGTGTGTTCAGCGAGCGTGGTTTTGCCGATAAAGTAAAGTTGATTGAAACCAGCGGTCAGATATATACCGATTATTATATGCTGGGCGATACCGTAGATTATTACTATGGTCCGTTGGTGCCCTCGGCAGGCTTCCTTAAGGTGTGGGGCCTGGAGCGCTATCACGACGGTTTGTTGCTGCGTGTGCCCGATAAGAACGATCCTACCAAATTGGCCGAGAAGGTTGACATGCCTCGCACGTTCGAGGTGTTTGCCGAAAAGGTACGTTGGGATATCATCATGCGCCTGTCGAATGCCGGCGATGTCAACAAGGCCATCCTGCGTGGCTATGGCTCCGAGCTGATTCAGGTGAGCGAGGCCCTGCAGGAAAAGAAAATTGTAAAAATCGCCGAGGAGATCGACCAGCGTTTCCGCGACCCAGAGAATCCCATCCGTATAGTCCTCATTACAGGACCGTCGAGCTCAGGTAAATCCACCTTCTGTAAGCGTCTTTCTGTGCAGCTGCTGGCTTGCGGTTTGCGTCCCTATTCTTTCTCAACCGACGATTACTTTGTGAACCGTGTCGATACCCCCAAGCTGCCTAACGGTCAGTACGACTTTGATAATATCGAGACCGTGGATTACAAGTTGCTGGGCGAGCACCTGGAGCGCCTGATGAAGGGCGAGGTAGTAGAAGTGCCCCAGTATAACTTTGTAACTGGTAAGCGCGAGTGGAATGGCAAGAAGTTTAAGTTGAGCAACGATAGCGTGCTGATTATCGAGGGTATCCACGCCCTGAATCCCCTGCTCACTAAGCAGATTCCCGATTCGGCCAAGTACAAGATTTACATCTCGGCCCTTACCAGTATCTCGCTCGACGATCATAACTGGATTCCCACACAGGACAACCGTTTGCTGCGTCGCATTATCCGCGACTACAACAAAGGAGCCTTCTCAGCTCGTGAGACTATCAGTCAGTGGCACAGCGTGTGCGAGGCCGAGGATCAGTGGATTGTACCTTTCCAGGAAACAGCCGATGTGATGTTCAACTCGGCCCTCAACATCGAGTTTGCCGTGTTGCGCACCCATGCCGAGGTGATCCTCGCGTCAGTTCCCAAAAACTGCCCGGAGTATGCCGAAGCCCATCGCCTGTTAAAGTTCCTGCATTACTTTATCCCCATCAGCGATAAGGAGATTCCCCCCACTAGCATCATGCGTGAGTTCGTTGGTGGCAGCAGCTTCAAATACCGCGGATAAAAAACAAACAACAAAACAAAGGCTTGCTCAATAATCCAGAGCAAGCCTTTTTTGATATTCCCATTAGTGGAACGCGATGTTCCCACGGTGGGAATGAATCGTTCCCAGGTTGGGGACAAAACATTCCCAAGTTGGGAAAATATTATGCGCTTTTGATGGCGATGTGTACAACCTTAGTTTGCACTTTTTGCAACGTTTTTACTAAAAATCCCTCCATCTCTCAACAAATCTCTCAAAACCCGTATAAACACTGGTGTTTTGAGAGATGAGAGATTCTCATAATCCCTCCCTGATCTCTCCCTCATCCCTCCCTCCATCTCTCAATACCATCCAAAATTTAATATTTCAAGAAAAATAGAAAAAAAACGACCGAAACACTTGCAAACCGCGATTTTTTTTGTACCTTTGCACCATGAAACGCACGCTGTGGAAAGCGCGCCAAAAACCTGACCCAAGGAGAAGGACTTAAGGAAGAGTAAAAACTTTTAAAATCTTTTTTTATGACTGAAAACTGTGTTACTATCAGTGAGGCAAATAACGCTTCACAGGAGGCAACGCTCGCCATCGAGCTGTTCCTCAACGAGAATTACGTGTTCCGCCGAAACACCCTCAACGGCAAGGTGGAATATGCTGTGCTGCCTAAAGCAGATGTGTTCCGACCTCTAACCAAGGAGGCCCTGAACAGTATCGTGATTCGTGCCAAGCGCGAACAGATACTGGAAAAGGGAAGTCCTAAGACAGAGATAACGGAATATGTGGAATCTGAGGAGGTGTCTGAGTATAATCCTGCGCAGGCATTCCTGACTACGCTACCCAACTGGGATGGACAGAACCATATCGCCAGGATTTTTGGTCGCATACCTGGCATCAGTTCTGAGCAGCTTAACTATCTCACCATCTGGCTCCGCTCTGCCGTGGCCCATTGGTTGCAGATGGATATGCTGCATGGCAACGAGTGTGTGCCTACGTTTATCGGCAGTCAGGGTTGTGGTAAGACCACCTTTGTGCGTCGACTGCTGCCCCTTGAACTACGTGAGTATTATCTCGACCATCTGAACCTGAGCAATAAGTTCGATAAGGAGATGGCGCTTACCAACAATCTCATTGTGAATCTGGACGAGCTCGAGGCCATCGGCGTTAAACAGCAGTCGAAGCTTAAGCAGACGCTGTCGGTAAGTAAAGTGAATGGTCGTCCCATCTTTGGTCGTACCCAGCAGGATCGCCCTCGATTCGCATCGTTTGTGGCAACCACCAACAATCCTCACCCTCTGACCGACCCTACAGGCAGTCGCCGATACATCTGTATCCAGATTCCTGACGGGCACCTGATTAATAATGAGGGCGACATCGACTATCTGCAGCTATATGCTCAGGTGGTTTATGAGCTACAGGAGCTAAAGGCTCCCTACTGGTTCAGTAACGATGAGGTGGCCCGCATACAGCAGTTGAATCAGGACTTTATGGAACAGAAGGACCTGGGCGAGATGTTTGTTGCATGTTTCCGCCATCCTGAAGAAGGTGAGGTACCTAAGGCGATGAATTGTGACCAGATGATAGTTGTGATGCAGAAGAGCTATCCTTCGCTCACCAATACCATCGGCAACAAGGTACGACTGGGTAAAACCATCAAGGCGCTGGGTTTTAAGCACAGGGAGCGTGCTCACATCTCGTACTACGATGTGATGCCTATCAAGGTGGCATAGAGATGTAGGGAGAGATGGCATGAGAGATGAGGGAGAGATGAGGGAGGGATAAAAGCCATCTCTCATCGCCCGAATCACCAGTGTTTATGCGGGTTTTGAGAGATTTGTTGAGAGATGAGAGATTTTTTGATTAATAACTAAAAAAAATATGAATATGGAAGAGAAAGAACTGAAAGTAGAAAACATCCCTGGGAGCTATGCCCTGTGTTTTAATGGCGAGTGTGGTAAAAAAGATACGTGCATGCACTATCAGGCCATGCTGCTAAAGCGAGGGGAACGTGGTCGTGGCATGGCCATATATCCTACAGCCTGGCAGGATGGCGAGTGCTGCTACTATCGTGAGAAGAAACTGGTACGGAAGGCCTGGGGATTCAGTCAGCTGTACAAGAACGTGGACAAGTATCATAAGGCCGAGGCGCGCCAGAGTGTAAGCTCATTCTTTGGGCGTGGTAACGGACCCTATTATCGCGCCCATCATGGCGAGCTACTGCTCACACCCGAGCAGCAGGAGGGCATTATGAACATCATTGCCCAGTTTGGTCCCATCGACGATATTAAATTCGATCACTACAAAACCGATTGGGACTTTGATTACTAATAACAACAACAAAGGCTTGCTCGGGAATTCCTATGCAAGCCTTTGTTTGTTTATGTTTAGCTGATGTTACAGCTGGTACTGCAGCATAACCATTGAGTAGGGGGCCAGGTCGAGGGTGAACTTCTTCTGGGCCTTGATCTGCTCTTTCTTGGGAGCGATGGGCTGGGCGTCGAAGTTGTTCTCGTCGTTAGGCTGACCTGCGAGGGTGGTCTTGGTGGCCAGCTTCTTGATGCCAAAGCGGCTCAGGTTGATGTTGGCCTTCTTGGCATCGGCACTGGCGTTAACCAGTTTCACGAACAGCTGGCGGGTCTTGGTGTTGAGAATCACGCTCTGACCGTAGTGCACACCCTCCATAGGCTGGATGGCATCGGCAGCATCGCCCTCAAACTTCACGCAGTCGCCATAGTAGTAGTTACCGCTCGACTGTCCGAACAGCTGCTGAACATAGTAGCTGCAGGTGAGGAATGGGCGCTCGTTGTCGTAGTAGATGAGGTCGGGATTCCACTGGGTGCCGTTCTTGCGGGCAAACAGGGGAGCGTAAGATGTCATGGCTACTACATCACCATTGCGCTCTACGTGCAACAGATACAGACCTTCGGCCAGGGCGTCGATGAGTTTCTTGTCCTTAGCGGCATACTCGCCCAGATAGACCTTGGTCTTGCGGTCGCGGGGATAGCTGTCGTACTGGCGCTTGTTCAGGAAGTAGGTGTTGGGCTCGTAGTAGTGCTCGTCGAGGATAGGCATATTGAGTTCCTCGGCCAGCTTCCAACCGTTCTGGTAGTCGCCGTTATCGGCATGCGAGCCAGGACCGGCTGTACCAACAATCACGATTTCAGGATGAGCCTTGGTAACACGCTCGTAGATATACTTGAAGCGCTCGCAGAACTCGGGCGAGATGCGCTCTTCGTTGCCAATACCAAGATATTTGAGGTTGAAGGGCTTGGGATGACCTGCCTCGGCACGCATCTTGGCCCACTTGTTGGTGGCGGGATCGCCATTGGCCCACTCAATCAGGTCGATGCACTCGTCAACCCACTCGTCCATCTCGCTCATGGGAACTACGTCCTGAGCCTGGCCTTTCATGCCCCAACCACCGTTGGCGCCCTGACAGCTGACGCCGGCAGGCAGGATGGGCAGGGGCTCCATACCCAGATCCTCGCAGAACTGGAAGTACTCGAAATAGCCCAGACCTACACTCTGGTGATAACCCCAGGTGTTCTTGAGTTGGCGGCGTGTTTCCTTAGGTCCGATAGTGGTCTTCCAGCGATAGGTGTTCCAGAATCCGTCGCCACCACCGTGAACCACGCAACCACCAGGGAAGCGCATGAACTTAGGATGCAGGTCGGCCAGTGCCTGAGCCAGATCCTTACGCAGGCCGTGGCCCTTATATGTATCTTCGGGCATAAGTGATACCACATCGATATCCATATCACCCTTGGTAAGTACCAGAATCTGCAGGGCAGCCTGCTTGCAGTCGGCATTAGGTGTGAGCACAGCCTCGAACTTCTTCCAATCGCCGTTGCTTACGTCGAAGGTTGTTTCGGCCAGCAGTTTGGGATCCTTAGGTGGCCAGCCCTTTACAGGCTCAATCAGCACCACGCGTACCTGCTTGGCATCGCCTTTTACGTTGCGCATAAAGGCCGAGAAATCGTACTTCTCGCCAGCCTTAACTGAGATGCCGTCGAAACCGTCGTTCTGAATGCCGAAGCCAGTCCAACCTGTGTAGTCGTAATACTGGTTGGCGCGCTCGCAGTGCAGGCGCATATAGGTGGCGTTGTTGGCATGAACGGGGTTGTCCATGCGGGGCTGGATATAGCCGGTGGAGTGACCAGGACGGGTGATGCGCCAGGCGGTGCCGGGGCCCCATCCGTCGCGCTCAACGGGTGAGAACTCGAAGGCGCCGTTCTGAATAAGCTCGGCATAGAGTCCGCCATCGGCAGAGTTGTTAATGTCTTCAAAGAAGATACCAATGAGCTCGTTGCTGATGGCTTTGCCGCCAGCAGGGGCTTTCACTGGTTTCTGGGCGTTAAGACCCATGGTGGCTGCTGCAAGGGCAGCACAGAGAATTGAACGTTTGTACATAGTTGATAATATTATTGATTGTTACTAATTAGTCTCACTTCGTAAATCTCGCCAACCTGCTTGTGGGGCTTGGCCACGAATTTGATGCGCACCTGCTTTTTGCCCTTGAGCAGCTGGGCTGGGATAGGATACTCCTCGAACTTGAACTGTGAGGTGCGATACTTGCCGACGAGGTTGACGGTGGTTACCAGCGTGTCATCTACAAAGATATCGAACTCAGGGTTCTTCCAATCGCCTACACCCCAGTATTTCAGGCGCAGACTCAGGTCGGTCTTGCCGCCTGTCTGCATCAGGTAGCTGAAATAGTGACCATCGCGGGCATCGCGGAAGAATACATCGTTGGTGTTGCCCACGGTCGATTGGTCAGTCTCCATAAAGTGGTCGCTCTCAGGCTGTTGCTCGCCTGGCTGCACCTTGTCGGTGGTGCGGGCCTCGAGTGCCTGGCGCTCCTGCTCCTGCTTGGCCAGATTGGCCAGATAGTCCTTGTAGCTATCCTCAGAGAGCGCCAACCAGTACATCATGTAACGGGCATCGTGCAGCTCGAAGAAAGGCATCAGCTCGCCCTCAATCTTATTTACCATCTTGGTGCTGAGGTTGAAGTGCAGGGGCTTGCCTGCTATGGGTTGCAGCTGGTTGGCAATGCTCTCCACATCCTTATTAACCAGGATAGGGGCCTGGTCGATAGGCAGCTTTTTGCCTGTGGCCAACTGGCCGAATCGGCTGTCGTCGGCTATCAGGTGTGCCAAATCCTCAGTACCCGTCTTCATAGCCAGCATGATAGGGCCGTGCATCAGGGCAATATACTGTGGCAGGTTGGGCAGATACTTCACGCTGTTGTACATGGGGAATTGGATATCAATCACATCGCCCTTTTTCCACTGGCGATTGATGGCTACATAGCTTGATGGACCAGTGACGATGCTCACAGGCTTGCCATTCACCTTAACGCTGAACTGGCCTGGCTTTACCCAGCCGGGGTAGCGCACCATGATGGGTGTTGGCTGTTTGGTGTTGGATGATTGCGTGATGGTGATACGGCTGTTCTCGCTATAAGGGAAACTGGTTTCCTGGCGCAGGGTGATGCCTTTGGCTTTCCAGTTAAGCTCTGAGGCCACAAACAGGTTCACAAACAGGGCATCGCCGCTGTGAGTATAGATAAACTGGTTGTACTTGCCATGATTCTCCATGCCTGTGCCCACGCAGCACCACATGGCCTCGTTGGGAGCCGAATAGTTGCGGTAGTGGCGCGGACGGGCTGAAGTGAAATATACGTAGCCGCCATGCTCAGGGTGCTGGGTTGAGAGTATATGATTGAAGGTAGCCAGCTCGAAGAAATCGGCATAGCGGGCTTCGGGGTTGCGACGATGCAGATCCTCGGTGAGCTTCAGCATATTGTTGGTGTTACAGCTCTCAGGACCGTCGATATCCTGCACAAAGTCCTGACAAGCCTCGCGACTGGGGAAGTGCTCACGACGACTGTTGCCGCCAAAGGCCAGTGTGCGCTCGCCTGTTACGATATCCCAGAAGTAGGCACCTGCAGTGTGGTAAGCCTCGTCGCCACTCAGCTCGGCTATACGCTCAAAACCTATCACCTTGGGCACCTGGGTGTTGGCATGCATGTTGTCGAGCACGTCGCGGCGCTGCATCAGCGGGTTCAGCAGGCGGCGATGCGAGAATCGACGGGCCACATCCAGATATTTCTGCTCGCCAGTGATGGCGTAGGCATCGGCCAGCACCTCGTTCATGCCACCATGCTCGGTATCCAGCGCGCGCTCCATCTGAGCATCGGTGAGATTGGCTGTCAGGTCGATGGCCCAGTCGCAGAAGCCCAGAAAGAGCTTCTTGGCCTGCTCGTTGCCACAGTAAACCCACGCGTCGCGCAGGCCGGCATACATCTTGTGTATATTATAGAAAGGAACCCACGCGCCAAAGTAGGGGCCGAAGTTACCTTTCTTAAAGTTGCTCCAGATACGGTCGCTGCCGGGCACACCGCCCACATAGCCACGGCCCCAGTCGGGGTGGTTCTTGGCATTGGCATCGGCACAGGCCTGCAGCTCGCTAATCCAGTATTCCATGCGCTTGCGGCACTCTTGGCTGCCAGTAGCAGCATTGATGGCCATCGCAGTCAGATAGTGGCCGCCCACGTGTCCGTCCAATCCGTCCCAGTTAGGGTACGACTTGCCTTTCGGTGTTAGTCCGGCCTCTTTCAGATAAGGCGCCAGCAGGCGGTCGTTGTCGTACTTCAGCAGCGTCTCGATGTTCAAGTCGCGCGCATGCTTCAGCGGACCGTTTAGCAGGGTTACATCCCCTAAGGGAAACTCGTTGGCATACAGCCTGTCTTGGGCTTGACTACTGCCAGCTGCCAATGTCAGCAGCACGGATAGTAGCAGGCCTCGTGAATGGTTGTTAAATAGGTACATCATTTGTTATAGTTGTTATTGATTGTTCTTGATGATCTGGTGCACATCGTCGATGCTGTGGGCAAAGGGGCCTGTGTGTTCCAGCTTCAGCGTGCACATGGCGGCTGCAAACTGACCGCTTTCTATATAGCTCATCCCCCTGGCACGGGCATACAGATAGCCAGCGCTGTAGGTGTCGCCGCAACCTGTGGCATCAACTAACTTGGTTGGTGGGTAGGCAGGAGTTTCGTAGAACTTGCCCTCGGTATAGATCACCGATCCGCCACCACCTAAGGTGATAATCACTTCGCGTACACCCCAGTCGTAAATCTGTTGGGCGGCCTCGTAAGGGTCGGTCATGTTCGTCAGCGTCTGGCACTCCCACTCGTTTACCTTCAGGATAGCTGTGTGCTTCAGCAGTCGCAGCTTGTCGGTCCACTCGCAGGCGCGCACCTCCTCGCCAACCACCTCGCGCAGATAGCCCTGCACATCGATGCTCACATCGCCCTTGGTGGCCAGATATTCTACTATTTCGGGTGCAAAGTCGTCGGCCAGCAGTGTGCCTAAATGGAACACGCGGGCCTGCTCGTCGTTCAGTTCGTTAAGTGTGAATGGAGCCGACTTGGCCAGTACCCGCTGTGTGCGGTTGTCCATGTTGGCACCATACTTATTCTCGAAAAACACGTTGGTATCGCTCTCAAAGGCCGTTACCCGCACGCCAGCCTGGCGCAGTTTCTCAACTTCGGGCATCACCTCGCTGCTAACCGAGGTGATAAGGTGGAAATTAACGTCATGGGGCAGTGCCTGGATGGCCCACGCCATATAGTAGGCCGAACCGCCTGCGCAGTGCGTGGTTACGGGCGGAACCTGAGTGATGATCCTGTCACGAGTGATATGTCCAATACAGCAAATATCTGTCATTTTGTCGACTTTTGATTGAATATTATCTTTATTTCGGTTGCAAAGATAACATTTTTTTCTAAATATTTTGTTTTATTCGAGAAATATACTATCTTTGCAACGAATTATTCGTTACTACTAAGATAATTAATGGCGAAAAAAACATTATTGCAGTTAATTCTGCTTTGGATGATAGTGATGTCGGCAGCGGCACAATCGGTTTACGATGTGACGGCAGCTGGCGCTATTGGTAACGGTATCGTAGATGATGCCCAGGCCATTCAGCGTGCTATCGACCGTTGTTCGGCTGAGGGTGGCGGCCGCGTGCTGTTGCCTCGTAATCATACCTTCATGGCTGGTCCTATCCAGCTTAAGAGCAATGTTGAGCTTTATCTGGAAGCTACTGCCATCCTGAAGGCTAACCCCGATGAGAGTATCTATAAGCTGAGTGCTTTTGGACAGAACCGTGGCGAGGGTATGCTGTGGCTCTGGGCCGAGCATGCTGAGAACATCAGTATCTGTGGTAAGGGCACCATTCATGGTAATGGTATCGCTTTTATGGGTGCTGAGCTGAGCGACAGCTACGAG is a genomic window of Xylanibacter ruminicola 23 containing:
- a CDS encoding PP2C family protein-serine/threonine phosphatase, whose protein sequence is MSHRTIKLLACFSLVVMLVVACGERKETGLEKNTADGLVLDAYKHKDYPLLLSLADSLGKIGAISEVQSHYWSGYASDRMGKKRTAEYYWKKAESEVENFNNSEQVDYYAKAASHLANLLNLKGDYDGSLKEAINAAEKLEVLGCDTTTDYVNLLVFIGCGQARLPGMEETTKKSFERAYNKHLERISASPTESTYKGAIAGIVNMAYSCNATHQYQQALYWCDRYEELVHKYERLYSADEDYIDKQLARCSIYRATALVSLGQSQESYLAYLDFRNTKFSKSPEGIYDAGEYLIEAKQWKDAAVCFQRLDELVNKYRMEFSIENLETYYLKKYEANLKAGRKDSVYAISTFICDSLSVAIDRARADNAAELATIYNTEQNETRLAENKAKLMRERQIAAVVTIILIIGFFIVYALYKQKAAAKLHKAHNELKAAYDQLEETTSAKERIESELRIARHIQESMVPNEFPQRSDFDLYASMTAAKEVGGDLYDYLIIGDNLCFCVGDVSGKGVPAALFMAQVIRLFRAMVKRNYTPAKLATELNAELSEHNDDGMFITMFIGMVNLRTGKLDFCNAGHNPPILGNGNESRFLKMEPNAPIGLWEGLKYEGEVIDDIRGHLFFVYTDGLNEAENTKLEQFGDEQVLNVVKSASQLNPRDMVDTMKNEVNRHRNGADPNDDLTMLCLHVV
- a CDS encoding nucleoside kinase, with protein sequence MLHIRCKNNNITKSFPEGTSLADVYQAFASELNFKYPVVSAKVNNASQGLKFRLYQNRDVEFLDARSGSGRRVYTRSLCFVLYKATSDVFPGSKLYMEHPISNGYYCNFKKKNNEPLTDEDVQKICQRMKEIVDLDLPFRRTEATTDEAVRVFSERGFADKVKLIETSGQIYTDYYMLGDTVDYYYGPLVPSAGFLKVWGLERYHDGLLLRVPDKNDPTKLAEKVDMPRTFEVFAEKVRWDIIMRLSNAGDVNKAILRGYGSELIQVSEALQEKKIVKIAEEIDQRFRDPENPIRIVLITGPSSSGKSTFCKRLSVQLLACGLRPYSFSTDDYFVNRVDTPKLPNGQYDFDNIETVDYKLLGEHLERLMKGEVVEVPQYNFVTGKREWNGKKFKLSNDSVLIIEGIHALNPLLTKQIPDSAKYKIYISALTSISLDDHNWIPTQDNRLLRRIIRDYNKGAFSARETISQWHSVCEAEDQWIVPFQETADVMFNSALNIEFAVLRTHAEVILASVPKNCPEYAEAHRLLKFLHYFIPISDKEIPPTSIMREFVGGSSFKYRG
- a CDS encoding VapE domain-containing protein; its protein translation is MTENCVTISEANNASQEATLAIELFLNENYVFRRNTLNGKVEYAVLPKADVFRPLTKEALNSIVIRAKREQILEKGSPKTEITEYVESEEVSEYNPAQAFLTTLPNWDGQNHIARIFGRIPGISSEQLNYLTIWLRSAVAHWLQMDMLHGNECVPTFIGSQGCGKTTFVRRLLPLELREYYLDHLNLSNKFDKEMALTNNLIVNLDELEAIGVKQQSKLKQTLSVSKVNGRPIFGRTQQDRPRFASFVATTNNPHPLTDPTGSRRYICIQIPDGHLINNEGDIDYLQLYAQVVYELQELKAPYWFSNDEVARIQQLNQDFMEQKDLGEMFVACFRHPEEGEVPKAMNCDQMIVVMQKSYPSLTNTIGNKVRLGKTIKALGFKHRERAHISYYDVMPIKVA
- a CDS encoding DUF6078 family protein; protein product: MEEKELKVENIPGSYALCFNGECGKKDTCMHYQAMLLKRGERGRGMAIYPTAWQDGECCYYREKKLVRKAWGFSQLYKNVDKYHKAEARQSVSSFFGRGNGPYYRAHHGELLLTPEQQEGIMNIIAQFGPIDDIKFDHYKTDWDFDY
- a CDS encoding alpha-L-arabinofuranosidase C-terminal domain-containing protein, translated to MYKRSILCAALAAATMGLNAQKPVKAPAGGKAISNELIGIFFEDINNSADGGLYAELIQNGAFEFSPVERDGWGPGTAWRITRPGHSTGYIQPRMDNPVHANNATYMRLHCERANQYYDYTGWTGFGIQNDGFDGISVKAGEKYDFSAFMRNVKGDAKQVRVVLIEPVKGWPPKDPKLLAETTFDVSNGDWKKFEAVLTPNADCKQAALQILVLTKGDMDIDVVSLMPEDTYKGHGLRKDLAQALADLHPKFMRFPGGCVVHGGGDGFWNTYRWKTTIGPKETRRQLKNTWGYHQSVGLGYFEYFQFCEDLGMEPLPILPAGVSCQGANGGWGMKGQAQDVVPMSEMDEWVDECIDLIEWANGDPATNKWAKMRAEAGHPKPFNLKYLGIGNEERISPEFCERFKYIYERVTKAHPEIVIVGTAGPGSHADNGDYQNGWKLAEELNMPILDEHYYEPNTYFLNKRQYDSYPRDRKTKVYLGEYAAKDKKLIDALAEGLYLLHVERNGDVVAMTSYAPLFARKNGTQWNPDLIYYDNERPFLTCSYYVQQLFGQSSGNYYYGDCVKFEGDAADAIQPMEGVHYGQSVILNTKTRQLFVKLVNASADAKKANINLSRFGIKKLATKTTLAGQPNDENNFDAQPIAPKKEQIKAQKKFTLDLAPYSMVMLQYQL
- a CDS encoding beta-L-arabinofuranosidase domain-containing protein, yielding MMYLFNNHSRGLLLSVLLTLAAGSSQAQDRLYANEFPLGDVTLLNGPLKHARDLNIETLLKYDNDRLLAPYLKEAGLTPKGKSYPNWDGLDGHVGGHYLTAMAINAATGSQECRKRMEYWISELQACADANAKNHPDWGRGYVGGVPGSDRIWSNFKKGNFGPYFGAWVPFYNIHKMYAGLRDAWVYCGNEQAKKLFLGFCDWAIDLTANLTDAQMERALDTEHGGMNEVLADAYAITGEQKYLDVARRFSHRRLLNPLMQRRDVLDNMHANTQVPKVIGFERIAELSGDEAYHTAGAYFWDIVTGERTLAFGGNSRREHFPSREACQDFVQDIDGPESCNTNNMLKLTEDLHRRNPEARYADFFELATFNHILSTQHPEHGGYVYFTSARPRHYRNYSAPNEAMWCCVGTGMENHGKYNQFIYTHSGDALFVNLFVASELNWKAKGITLRQETSFPYSENSRITITQSSNTKQPTPIMVRYPGWVKPGQFSVKVNGKPVSIVTGPSSYVAINRQWKKGDVIDIQFPMYNSVKYLPNLPQYIALMHGPIMLAMKTGTEDLAHLIADDSRFGQLATGKKLPIDQAPILVNKDVESIANQLQPIAGKPLHFNLSTKMVNKIEGELMPFFELHDARYMMYWLALSEDSYKDYLANLAKQEQERQALEARTTDKVQPGEQQPESDHFMETDQSTVGNTNDVFFRDARDGHYFSYLMQTGGKTDLSLRLKYWGVGDWKNPEFDIFVDDTLVTTVNLVGKYRTSQFKFEEYPIPAQLLKGKKQVRIKFVAKPHKQVGEIYEVRLISNNQ
- a CDS encoding PfkB family carbohydrate kinase, which codes for MTDICCIGHITRDRIITQVPPVTTHCAGGSAYYMAWAIQALPHDVNFHLITSVSSEVMPEVEKLRQAGVRVTAFESDTNVFFENKYGANMDNRTQRVLAKSAPFTLNELNDEQARVFHLGTLLADDFAPEIVEYLATKGDVSIDVQGYLREVVGEEVRACEWTDKLRLLKHTAILKVNEWECQTLTNMTDPYEAAQQIYDWGVREVIITLGGGGSVIYTEGKFYETPAYPPTKLVDATGCGDTYSAGYLYARARGMSYIESGQFAAAMCTLKLEHTGPFAHSIDDVHQIIKNNQ